In Anaerococcus prevotii DSM 20548, the genomic window CTTATGAGCTTATGGATAAGATGCGAGCATCCTTTGTAGTCATGGGCCCACTTCTTTCAAGATTCCACAAGGCCTATACCAGAGCACCAGGTGGTTGCAATATTGGTTCAAGGCCGATTGACCTTCACCTTAAGGGCTTCAACGCCTTGGGTGCAGATACTAGGATAAATGATGATGAGATTGCTATAGAAGCAAATGAGGGCTTGATAGGCGATGAAATTTACCTAGATTTCCCTTCGGTTGGAGCAACTCAAAATATTATCATGGCAGCCACCCTTGCGGAAGGTGAAACTGTAATAGAAAATGCGGCCAAGGAGCCTGAGATAGTAGACCTTGCATCCTTCCTATCCAAAATGGGGGCAAAGATCAAGGGAGCAGGAACTTCTACAATTACTATTACTGGTGTAGAAAAGCTTACAGGAACAAGACACACAATTATTCCTGATAGGGTAGAAGCAGCAACCTATATGCTAGCAGCTGCTATGACAAGAGGAGATGTGAAGATTACTAATGTAATAGGCTCTCACATCAGACCTGTTATAGCAAAGCTAATAGAAATCGGTGCAGATATTGAAGAAATCGAAGAAGAAGATATTATTTTTGTAAAGGCTTCAAATAGACTCAAGGCAACCAATATCCAAACTCTTCCATATCCGGGCTTTCCTACAGATGTGCAAGCACAGTTTATGGCCCTTCTAACCCTAAGCGACGGAGAAAGTAGGATTCAAGAAACTGTATTTGAAAATAGGTTCATGCATGTAGAAGAGCTTTCCAAGATGGGAGCTGCTATAGCAACTTCTGGAAACAGGGCTACGATTGCAGGAGTTGAGAAACTTCATGGAGCAAGTGTCAAGGCAACAGATCTAAGAGCTGGAGCTGCCCTTGTTATGGCAGGCCTGGTCGCTGAAGGAGAGACTAGAGTTTCTGAGATTTATCATATAGATAGGGGATATAGTAATCTCGTTGATAAGTTGACCAAGCTTGGAGCAGATATCAAAAGAGTTACAGTTGATTAATAGGAAACAAAATGAAGATTAAAGGCATAGTCACCAACATTATATTTAGAAACGACGAGAATGGATACACAATTATGGCTGTAGACACTTCAGATTCTGATATAACTTGTGTTGGGACTATGCCCTTTTTTAATGAGGGCGATAATGTCGAGATGGAAGGAGATATAGTCTATCACGACAAGTATGGTGAACAATTCAAAATATCTTCAATAAGACTTGTAAAGCCATCTTCTAGGGAAGCTGTCGTGAAATTTCTATCTTCTGGAAACCTAAAAGGTATTGGCAAAAAAACTGCTAGAGCTATCTTTGATGTTTTTGGCAAGGATTCTGTGGACATTGTCTATAATGACCCTGATAAGCTACTAAGGGTAGATGGAATTGGCAAGAAAAAGCTTGAAGATATAAAGCTTTCTGCAGAAGATACAAGAGACTCGAGAAGGGCAATCGAATACCTCCAAGGACTAAATTTATCCTATAATCTGTCTATGAAAATTTATAAAAAATACGGTGAATCGACAGTCGATGTAGTAAAGGCTAATCCCTATAAATTAATAGAAGATATAAGGGGAGTAGGCTTTACTATGGCCGACAACATAGCCATAAATATGCAGATGGACCTTACTTCCAAGTTTAGGATTTCTGCAGGAGTCTACTACATACTAAATACAGAGGCAGAATTTAACGGTCATACTTGTCTTAAATACAATACTCTGTCCCAAAAATCTGCCAATCTTTTAAAGCTTGAAGAAGGGAGAATAAAAGAAGTAATTAATGATGATATAATTGCTGGTAAATTAGTTTTGGTAGAAATTGAGGATATCAATTATATCTATAGTTCTAATCTCCTTAAGGCAGAAAAATCAGTAGCTATGGCTATAGCGAGTAAAATTAATGAAAAATATGGTTTCGATGTCAAAATCGACTATGATCTTTCTGTGTTCTCTGATGAACAAAAAATAGCAATAGAAAAAGCTTTTGAATCCATGGTCCTTGTTATAACTGGAGGTCCAGGTACAGGTAAGACTACTATAATAAATGCTATTTGTAAAATACTATCCCAAAACGGCCTATCCTATGCCTTAACAGCACCGACTGGAAGGGCGGCAAAGAGGATTAAGGAATCGACTGGAGAAGATGCTTACACCATACACAGGCTATTAGGTATAAGACCCGATGAAGTTGTAGCTGAGTTCAACGAGGAAAATCCCATAGATAAGGACTATATTATAGTCGATGAGACCAGTATGGTCGATATCTTCCTAATGAAAAATTTGATGGCAGCAATTGGAGATAAGACTGCGATAATCCTCGTTGGAGATAGCGACCAGTTACCTTCGGTTGGTCCGGGCAATGTTTTGAAGGATATTTTAAATACGAATGTTGAGTCTGTTAGACTTAAGAAAATATTTAGGCAAGCAGGTAAGTCTAATATCATTGTTAATGCCCACAGGATAAACCAAGGAAAATACCCTATCTTAAATGAAAAAGATAAGGACTTCTTCTTTATCGATACAGCTGCTTCCGACTTCATTTCTGTACTTACATCCTTGGTGAAAGAAAGACTTACAAAATATTATAATTTCGATCCCATTAAGGACATACAAATCCTATCCCCGTCCAAGAAGACTGATTGGGGAGTGGTCAATATTAATGATCATATCCAAGAATCTATTAACAAGGAGAAAAATCTATTAAAAATCAACAACAAGATTTTCAAATTAAATGACAAGGTCATGCAAGTTAGAAATAACTATGATCTTAAGTCAATTAATCACGAAGAGGATTATGACGAAGGTGTCTACAATGGTGATATTGGTATAATCGAAAATATTGATAAGATTGATGAGAGTCTCGATGTAAGATTTGATGATGGTAGACTAATCAGGTATAAGAAGGAAGATATAAAAGATTTGGACCTATCATATGCTATTACAATCCATAAGTCCCAGGGATCAGAATTTCCATGTGTCATTATTCCTATGATGCAGGTAGCACCGATGCTTCTTACGAGAAATCTCCTTTATACAGGAGTGACAAGAGCTAGGAAAATCGTAATTCTTCTAGGAAATAAGAAAATCCTAAAGACTATGGTGGACAATAATAAATCCAACAGGAGATTTACCAACCTTTCCTATTGGATAGGAGAAATGGAGAAGGTCATTGATGATTGATTTTTTGTTTTTGGATGAAGGACTTTGCTATTCTTGTAAGAAAGAAGATATTTATAAATACCATCTCTGCCCAAATTGCTTAGATAAGTTAGACTATATAGGAAATACCTTCAAGCTCTCAGGAAATACTTGTTACAGCTTATATTTTTATAATGACTTTATGAAAAAGTTAATTGGGGACTATAAGTTTAATAGGAATACTTCACTCAAAGAAGTCTTTTCAGAGATGCTATATCAATTTTTAATCGACAAGAATTTAACTGACTTTGATTACATCTTGGCCTCACCTTCATCTAGGAAGACTGTAAATAAAAGGGGATTTGACCATATTAATCTGATAGTAGATGGTTTTTCCAACAAGCTTGAAATCAAAAAACTAGTTGAATTTAAGAAGGTAAAAAATACCAAGTCTCAGCACACTTTAAATAGATTCGAGAGAAATGAAAATCTTAGGGGAGCTTTTAGACTAGATAAAGAAATAAAGGGATCGAAAATCCTACTCATAGATGATCTGATAACTACAGGAAATACTGCCTTAGAAACCATAAAAGAATTAAAAAATAGGGGAGCAAGTGAGGTCGTAACACTGGCTATTTGTTCAGAAAGAAGTGTAAATTAAAAGAGATGATGTGAAGAATTCCCATTAGGAGAAAGCTTATATCATCTCTTTTTATTATTTTCTTTTAGATGGTCTAACCATACTTACATCTAGGAGATTAATTGCCTCATCGTCAATTATTCCATCGTCATATTGTTTCTTCTGCATAGAGGCTGAAAGGGCAAGGCCAATATTTATCAAACTAATTAGCTGGAAGGTTCCACCATATGAGAAAAATGGAAGTGGAATTCCAGTAACTGGCATAAGTCCTATGGTCATTGCAATATTTTCAAATATATGAATGAACAAAAGTCCCGCAATTCCTGTAAGCATGATTGTAATAAAAGTATTACGTGAGGTCTTTGCGATAATTACAAGTCTCATAATTACTATCGCGAAAAGTGCTATTACAATAATCGCTCCCAAAAATCCTAGCTCTTCAGCAAGAACTGAGAAAATAAAGTCAGTTTCTTTTTCAGGAATATATCCATATTGAGACTGAGTTCCCTTTAGATATCCACGGCCAGTAAGCATACCTGAACCTATGGCTATAAGACCTTGTTGTTGTTGCCAGTTACTTCCTGAAGTATCCCTTGATGGGTCGAGGAAGTTTTCGATTCTATCAAGCCTATATCCAGAAAGATTGGTTAAGACGAAAAATCCTACAATTGCTGCAAGTCCAGCAAAAATACCAATCCATTTCCAAGAAATTCCTCCAATGAAAATCATAGCAGATACAAAGAATACATATACCATAGCTGTACCAAAGTCAGGCTGTAAGAGAATAAGGCCTATTGGAAGGCCTGCCATAGCGATAACCTTTAATAAAGTCAGCTTGTCATTTATATCAAACTTATGCTTATCAAGAAAAGCAGCAAGGGAGAAAATTATTCCTACCTTGGCAATCTCAGAAGGCTGGAAGGAAAATGATCCTATATAAACCCAGGACTTCGCCCCCCACTCATCAAGACCTCGACCAAAAACTAAGGTTAAGAGCAAGAGAACAATCATCACCCCATAAACACCTAAGTAAGATCTCTTAATAAAGTCCAAATCAATTGTACATAGGACTAATATAATTACAAATCCCAATATTGTAGCAAAAAGTTGAGTCAGTATGGGCCTAATATTTCCACCGTAGGCTGAATATAAAACGACTAGACCAATTACGCTTAAGGCAATTGTTGCAAACAGAAGCATAAGGTCAAGCTCTTTCAAATCTTTTTTCTTTAAATTAAACATTTAATCACTCCAATTCTTCATTTATTATATAACATGAGCCAGTCTTTATCAATCAAATGTTATTTACCAGTCGAAGAGTATAATAAATTTGAGGTGATAGTATTTTAGATTCTAAAAAAATTAAAGAACTTTTGGAAATTCTAGATAGGATGTATCCAGATGTGGATTACTCTATGCTAAATTTTACGACTCCTTTTGAACTTTTAATAGCTACAATCCTTTCGGCCCAATCGACTGATGTTAGGGTCAATAAGGTTACAAGCGTGATGTTTAAGGATATGAATACAGCGGAAGAATTTGCAAAAGCCGATATTAAAACAATAGAAAATTATATAAGGACAGTTGGAATATATAAAAATAAGGCTAAAAATATATCTGCTACAAGCAAGATCTTGTGTAGTGATTATAACGGAGAGGTACCAGCAGATATAAAAGAGCTTATGAAGCTTCCGGGAGTTGGGAGAAAGACAGCAAATGTAGTGGCATCCAATGCCTTTAATATCCCTGCAATTGCTGTAGATACTCATGTGTTTAGGGTATCTAATAGACTGGGACTTGCAGATGCTAAAAACGTAGAAAAGACTGAAAAACAATTGATGGAAAATATTCCCAAAGAAAGATGGAGAAAGACCCACCATCAATTAATAACCCATGGTAGGGCCCTTTGTAAGGCAAGAGGCCCAATATGCGAAGAGTGTGACCTTAATGTAGTCTGCGAATTTTATAGGAGAGATCATGATTAGAATATTTGCCCTAGATATGGATGGAACGCTTTTAGATTCTAATTCGAAACTTTCTGAGGATAATATTAAAGCCCTAAGAGATTTAGAAAGCACGGGCGTTAGGGTAGTTCTTGCTAGTGGCAGAGTATTTAAGTCTGTCTTATATTTTGCAAGTAAAATCAGTAGCGATCCTTGTGTGATTGCAAACAATGGAGCTATCCTCGGATCTGATTATAATAATTTATTCTTTGAAAATCCCATAGATGATGAATATTTAGATAGGCTTTATGATTTAGCCTTAGAAAATGGCTTGGATTTTCATTTTTACGATTTAGACACTTATTATTCAAATAAATTGAAAATAGAAAAACTCGACCATCTCCGTAAGGAAAATGATAATGAATATACTACAAATATATTGATTTCAGATGATCCTTTAAGAGAGCTTAGAGCAAAAAATCACAAGGCTTACAAATTTCAAATTAACAAGACTAATGATCATCCTCTTGGAAGTGAGGGGATTAGTAAGCTAGTTAGAGACGAATTTTCTGATAGCTTATATATGACTTCATCTTTTGGTGGAGTTCTTGAATTGATGAGTAAGGGTGTATCCAAGTTTGATACCCTTCTAGCCCTTGCAGATAAAATTGGATTTACTAGAGAAAATATAGCTGCAATTGGCGATGGTCTCAATGATTTGGAAATGATAAAGGGAAGCAAGCTTTCTTTTGCTATGGGAAATGGAAGAGAAGAGCTCAAGGAAATTGCAAGCCATATAGTTTCTGATAATAATTCAGGAGCAATAAGAGAAGCTTGTGAAATAATAAAGGAATATAACCGTGTTTAATATAGTATTAATCTCGCCAGAGCATCCTGGAAATGTAGGGAATATCGGAAGGACTTGTGTCCTAACAGAATCCCGTCTCCACTTGATTAGACCCTTCAAGTTCGATTTTTCTGATAGATTTTTGAAAAGAGCGGGTATAGATTATTGGGAACATGTTGATCTTGTAATCCACGATAGTCTAGAAGAATTTATGGACTATGTAAAGGATAAAAGATATTTCCTAATAGAAACTGGAACTCAGAAAAAATATTCAGATGTAAATTTTGAAGATGGAGATTTTTTGATATTTGGTAGGGAAAAAGAAGGAATACCAGATGATTTGCTTAATGAGAACAAGGAAAAAATTATAACTATCCCTATGACAAAAAAGATAGATAGGTCCTTAAACCTAGCTAACTCTGTTAGTATAGTTTTATACGAAGCCTTAAGGCAAGATGGATTTAAATTTTAGGAGGATAAATGTACGATATAATTATAATTGGAGGAGGTCCAGCAGGACTTACCGCAGGACTTTATGCAGGAAGAAGTAAGCTTAAGACACTTATTATTGAAAAAGCAGTAGCTGGTGGACAGATTTCTGGAACAGCCTTTGTTGAAAACTACCCAGGATCAATAGATGAAGCAACAGGAATGGGTCTTTCTGAAAGGATGCTCGAGCAAGCGGAAGAATTTTGTGAAATAAAGTATGAAGATGTTAAGGAAGTAGAGCTTGATGGCAAGGTTAAAAAAATAAAGACTGATGGCGGAGAATATGAGGCCAAAGTAGTTATCATTTCATCAGGTGCTACCCACAGAAAATTAGATGTTCCAGGCGAGAAAGAATTCGCCAATAAGGGAGTATCCTACTGTGCCACATGTGATGGACCATTTTATACGGGTCTTGACATATTTGTAGTTGGTGGAGGAGATTCTGCCCTTGAGGAGGCAACCTATCTTACCAAATTCGCTAAATCTGTGACAATAATTCACAGAAGAGACGAATTTAGGGCAAGTGGGGTAGTCGTGGACAAGATTAAGGAAAATCCAAAAATCAAATTAGAACTTGATGCAGTTGTTAAAGAAATCAAGGGAGATAAGGAAGCAGAATCTCTTATAATAGAAAATACTAAGACCGGAGAGAAAAAAGAATTAAAATCTGATGATAATTCTCCAATTGGGGTATTTATATTTATAGGATATATTCCACAAACTGAGATATTCGAAGGCAAGATTGAAATGAACCATGGTTATATCCTAACTGATGAGGATATGAAGACTAATATCGAAGGTGTATTTGCAGTAGGCGATACCAGAGAAAAGAAGGTTAGACAGATGGTTACAGCGGCTGGAGATGGATGTATTGCAGCAGTCCTTGCGAATAGATATCTCGAAGGAAGCAATTGGTAAAATAATGTTGACAATTTTCTAACAAATAAGTAAAGTAATATTTGTAGAAAGAATTAATTAGGAGGAAATAATGGCAACAAAAGTAGCAATTAATGGATTTGGTAGAATCGGACGTCTTACACTAAGAAGAATCGCCGAAGTTGAAGAAAATATCGAAGTTGTAGCAATCAACGACCTTATTGACAAAAAAGGTCTTCTATATGCTTTCAAATACGATACAGCACAAGGTAGATTTAACGGAGACGCTGAACTAACAGATGACGGATTCAAAATAAACGGCAAAGACATCAAAGTATTTGCTGAAAGAAACCCAGAAGACCTTCCATGGGGAGAACTTGGAGTTGATATAGTACTAGAATGTACAGGATTCTTTACAGAAAAAGAAAAAGCAGAAGCTCACATCAAAGCAGGAGCTAAAAAAGTACTAATCTCTGCACCAGGTAAGGGTGATCTAAAAACTATCGTATACGGAGTAAACCACGAAATCCTTGATGGATCTGAAACAGTTGTTTCTGGAGCAAGCTGTACAACAAACTGCTTAGCACCAATGGTTAACGTATTAAAGAATGAATTCGGATTTGTTTCAGGACAAATGTCTACAATCCACGCATACACAGCTACTCAAGCTATCCAAGATACACCAGCTTCTAAGAAAGACTTAAGAGGCGGTAGAGCTGCAGCACAAAACACAATCCCTGCATCAACAGGAGCTGCTAAGGCTGTAGGTAAAGTACTTCCAGAAGTAGAAGGAAAGATTGATGGATCAGCTCTAAGAGTTCCAACAATTACAGGATCAATTACAGAACTTTACTCAGTACTTGAAAAGAAAGTAACTGTAGAAGAAGTAAACGCAGCTATGAAGAAATACTCAAGTGATGCATTTGCTTACACAGAAGATGACATTGTATCAAGTGATATAGTAGGTTATCCAGCTGGTTCAGTTTTCGACTCTCAACTAACAAAAATCGTTGAAGGTGCAGACGGAACACAAGTTGTAAAAACTGTTGCTTGGTATGACAACGAAATGGGATACGTTTCTAACCTAGTTAGAACACTAGACTATCTAGCAAATCTTTAAGAGTTAATAAAGGCGGGGGATAGCTTCCGCCTTTTTTTAACGGAAATATGAGGAGTAATATGAACAAAAAAACTGTAAAAGACTTAGACGTAAAGGGTAAAAAAGTACTAGTAAGAGTTGATTTCAACGTACCTTTATCAAAAGAAAATAATGAAGAAATTGCTGATGATACAAGAATTAGAGCAGCTCTTCCAACAATTGATTACCTACTAGAAAATGACGCTAAGGTAATCCTTATGAGCCACTTAGGTAGACCAAAGGGTGAAGCTAAGCCAGAATTTGCTCTAAAACCTGTAGCAGATTGGCTAGAGAATCACTACAAAGATAAATTCCACTTTTTCCCAAGCCCAGAAGTTGTAGATGATAAGGTTAAAGAAGAAGTAGCAAATCTTAAGGAAGGTGAAGTTTGCCTAATAGAAAATACAAGATATGTTGCTGGTGAAACTAAAAACGACCCTGAATTTGCTAAAAAACTTGCATCTCTTGCAGACCTATATGTAAATGATGCCTTCGGAACGAGTCATAGAGCACACGCATCTAACGTTGGTGTAGCAAGCATCCTTCCTTCAGCTGTAGGTTTTCTAATCGAAAAAGAAATTGAAGTAATGGGTAAGGCACTAGAAGCACCAGAACATCCGTTTGTATCAATCTTAGGTGGAGCTAAGGTATCTGATAAGATTGGTGTAATCGAAAATCTTATCACTAAAGTTGATACAATTTTAATTGGTGGTGGAATGGCTTATACCTTCCTCAAAGCTCAAGGAAAAGAAATAGGTAAATCTCTTCTTGAAGAAGATAAAATGGACCTATCCCTAGAACTAATCAAGAAAGCTGAAGCTAATAACGTAGAGATCCTACTACCAGTAGATGTTGTTATAGCAGATGAAATCAAGGCAGGTGCTGAAACTGAGATAGTTGATATTGACTCTATCCCAGAAGATAAGGAAGCCCTAGATATAGGACCAAAAACTGCAGAACTTTTCGCATCAAAAATCAAAGAAGCGAAGACTGTTGTTTGGAATGGACCAATGGGAGTATTTGAAATAAAAGAATTCGCAGATGGTACAAACAAAGTTGCAGCAGCCCTTGCAGAATCAGATGCAATTACAATAGTAGGTGGAGGAGACTCTGCACTTGCAATTGAACTTGCAGGTCTAAAAGATAAGATCACTCACGTATCAACTGGTGGTGGAGCAAGCTTGGAATTCTTAGAAGGAAAAGATCTACCAGGAATATCATCAATAGAAGATAAGTAAGGAGATATAATGCGTAAACCAGTAATTGTTGGAAACTGGAAAATGAACATGACAGTTTCTGAAGCAGAAAAACTACTAGACGAAATTAAAGACTTAGACCTAGATACAGAAGTAGAAGCAGGAGTTTGTACACCAGCTATTGATCTTCTAGTTGCTAAAGAAAAACTAGCAGGAACAAACGTAGGCTTTGGTGGACAAAATATGTACTTCGAAGAAAGTGGAGCATTCACAGGAGAAATATCTCCAACAATGTTAACTGATATCGGAGCAAAATATGTAATCTTAGGTCACTCTGAAAGACGTGAATACTTCAAAGAATGTGATTGCCTAATTAACAAAAAGGTAAAAGCAGCCCTAGACCACGACCTAGTACCAATCCTTTGCTGTGGTGAAACTCTTGAAGAAAGAGAAGCTAACGAACACGAAGCAAAAGTTAAGGGACAAATAGAAAAAGATCTTAAGGACGTTTCAGCAGAAGATATAGAAAAAGTAATTATTGCCTACGAACCAATCTGGGCAATAGGTACAGGTAAAACTGCATCAAGTGAAGATGCCGATGCTATGTGCGGATATATCAGAAGCTTAATAGCAGAAAAATACGGCAAAGATGCTGCTGAAAAAATCAGAATCCAATATGGTGGTTCTGTAAAACCAAACAATGTAGTAGAATTGATGGGCAAGGAAAATATTGATGGAGCCCTAGTTGGTGGAGCAAGCCTTAAGGCAGAAGATTTCAAAGCTTTAGTTAATTTTAATAAATAAGGAGATATAAATGAGTTTAATAACAGATGTATATGCAAGACAAATCCTTGATTCAAGAGGAAACCCAACAGTAGAAGTAGAAGTTTATACAGAAGATGGTGGATTTGGTAGAGCAAGCGTGCCATCAGGTGCTTCAACTGGTGAATGGGAAGCTGTTGAGCTTAGAGATGGTGACAAAAACTACTATCTTGGAAAATCAGTTCTTAAAGCAGTTGAAAATGTAAATGAAATCATAGCTGTAGAATTAGAATTCACTTATGACGTTACAGACCAAATTGGTATTGACAATGCAATGATCGAACTTGATGGAACAGAAAACAAGGGTAAACTTGGTGCTAACGCAATCCTTGGTGTTTCTCTTGCAGTTGCAAAAGCAGCAGCTAATGAACTTGGTGTTCCTCTATACAACTACATTGGTGGAACAAACGCTAAACTTCTTCCAACTCCAATGATGAACATTCTAAATGGTGGAGAACACGCAGACAACTCTGTAGATATCCAAGAATTCATGATCTTCCCACTTGGAGCAGAAAGCTTCGCTCACGCTCTACAAATGGGTACAGAAGTATTCCATAGCCTAAAATCAGTTCTTTCATCTAAAGGCTACAACACAGCTGTAGGTGATGAAGGTGGATTCGCTCCAAACCTTAAATCAAACGAAGAAGCTCTAGAAATTATCTGCGAAGCTATCAAGGCTGCAGGTTATGAACCAGGCAAGGACGTTTATATAGCAATGGACTGTGCTTCAAGCGAATTCTACAACAAGGAAGATGGTAAATACCACCTTGATGGAGAAGGTACTGTTAAGACAGAAGACGAAATGATCGACTGGCTTGAAGAATTAGTAGAAAAATATCCAATCATCTCAATCGAAGATGGTCTTGATGAAAACGACTGGGAAGGTTGGGCAAAACTTACAGAAAGACTTGGAAACAAAGTTCAACTTGTAGGTGATGACCTATTCGTAACAAATACAAAGAAACTTGAAAAAGGTATCAAGGAAGGCGTTGCTAACTCAATCCTAATCAAAGTTAACCAAATCGGTTCTCTAACAGAAACACTTAACGCTATCGAAATGGCTAAGGAAGCAGGATACACTGCAGTAGTTTCTCACAGATCAGGTGAAACAGAAGACGTTACAATTGCAGACCTTGTTGTTGCAGTAAACGCTGGACAAATCAAAACAGGTGCTCCTTCAAGAACAGACAGAGTTGCTAAATACAACCAACTTCTAAGAATTGAAGATGAACTTGCTGATGATGCTAAATTCAAAGGAATCAAAGCATTCTACAACATCAACAAATAATATTACTAAAGATGGCCTCTAGGGGCTGTCTTTTTTTGCCAAAAATATAGGGGAATTTATAATTTGATTTTTAGAGGAAATAGCTATCCAATTTATCACTTTTGTTGAAATAATAGTTAATTTATGGTATTATAACATAGTACGAATCGGAGGTGTCTATATGGTAAATTTCTTAGCGATTGTTCTAGTTATTGCATCAATAATCATCATAGCTGCAGTAACATTACAAGATCCTAAAACAGAAGGACTAGGAGCTCTTTCAGGAACCCAAACAAATGTTTTTGGTAGAAGCGCTCACAAGTCAAAAAACGAAACGTTAGACAAAGTAGCTATCACAGGTGGAGTAATTTTATTTGTAGCTAGTCTAATCATGATAGCAATTAACTAATAAGGGGTAAGCTATATATATAGCTTAGCCTCTTTTTTAATATAGACAACAGGAGAAATTATGAATCTAAAAGATATAATATTAAATATAGTATATGATGAAAATTATCTGCCAATGACATTTAAGGAATTAGATAAGTATCTTAAGGTGGACAAATATACTAGAAAGGCTGTTAGAGATATCATAAAAGACTTGGAGAAAGAAAATAAAATTCGAGTTTCCAATAAAAAGAGAATTATGCCTCTAACAGATGATGAGATTAATCTAATTGGTAAAATATCCATGGCTCAAGCTGGGTATGGATTTTTTATTTCCGATAATAGAGATTTCGAAGATGTTTTTATAAAAAGAGACAATATGAATAAGGCCCACAATAATGATAGGGTCAAAATCGAGCTTATTAAGAGAAAAGAGAAGGGAAGAAAGGCCGAGGGAAGAGTAATAGAAATTATTGAAAGAGCTAAAGATGAAATAGTTGGAAGCTTTCAAAAAAATAAGGGCTTTGGCTTTGTAATTCCAGACGATAGAAGTTACGGTGAAGATATATTTATAGCTGAAAAGTTCTTTAATAAGGCAAAAAATAAGGATAAGGTAGTTGTTGAGATTATAAATTATCCAAAAGACGGTAAACCTGAAGGAAGAATTAAGGAAATTATCGGCGGTAAGAACGATAAGAATATTGAAATCCTATCTCTCATCAGGGCCCACGGCCTTCCTTACCAATTCTCAAAGGAGACTAAGAAGGAAAGTCTTTACGTAAAGGATACGGTTAATGAAATAGAACTTGAAGGAAGGAAGGACTTAAGAGATCTCTTCACAGTTACGATTGATGGTAGAGATTCCAAGGACTTTGATGATGCTATTTCTATAGAGAAAAATGGAGAAAACTATGACTTGTATGTTCATATTGCAGACGTTGCCCACTATGTTAAAAAAGGAACTGCCATCGATAATGACGCCTATGAGAGGGGAAACTCTACTTATCTATTTAATATC contains:
- the murA gene encoding UDP-N-acetylglucosamine 1-carboxyvinyltransferase, encoding MMSKEILIINSNGPLTGEVEISGAKNSALPILAACVLGTEEIILDGVPELKDVEIMVDVLKHLGSEVEYIGKNSLRIDSSGINTCETPYELMDKMRASFVVMGPLLSRFHKAYTRAPGGCNIGSRPIDLHLKGFNALGADTRINDDEIAIEANEGLIGDEIYLDFPSVGATQNIIMAATLAEGETVIENAAKEPEIVDLASFLSKMGAKIKGAGTSTITITGVEKLTGTRHTIIPDRVEAATYMLAAAMTRGDVKITNVIGSHIRPVIAKLIEIGADIEEIEEEDIIFVKASNRLKATNIQTLPYPGFPTDVQAQFMALLTLSDGESRIQETVFENRFMHVEELSKMGAAIATSGNRATIAGVEKLHGASVKATDLRAGAALVMAGLVAEGETRVSEIYHIDRGYSNLVDKLTKLGADIKRVTVD
- a CDS encoding ATP-dependent RecD-like DNA helicase, with product MKIKGIVTNIIFRNDENGYTIMAVDTSDSDITCVGTMPFFNEGDNVEMEGDIVYHDKYGEQFKISSIRLVKPSSREAVVKFLSSGNLKGIGKKTARAIFDVFGKDSVDIVYNDPDKLLRVDGIGKKKLEDIKLSAEDTRDSRRAIEYLQGLNLSYNLSMKIYKKYGESTVDVVKANPYKLIEDIRGVGFTMADNIAINMQMDLTSKFRISAGVYYILNTEAEFNGHTCLKYNTLSQKSANLLKLEEGRIKEVINDDIIAGKLVLVEIEDINYIYSSNLLKAEKSVAMAIASKINEKYGFDVKIDYDLSVFSDEQKIAIEKAFESMVLVITGGPGTGKTTIINAICKILSQNGLSYALTAPTGRAAKRIKESTGEDAYTIHRLLGIRPDEVVAEFNEENPIDKDYIIVDETSMVDIFLMKNLMAAIGDKTAIILVGDSDQLPSVGPGNVLKDILNTNVESVRLKKIFRQAGKSNIIVNAHRINQGKYPILNEKDKDFFFIDTAASDFISVLTSLVKERLTKYYNFDPIKDIQILSPSKKTDWGVVNINDHIQESINKEKNLLKINNKIFKLNDKVMQVRNNYDLKSINHEEDYDEGVYNGDIGIIENIDKIDESLDVRFDDGRLIRYKKEDIKDLDLSYAITIHKSQGSEFPCVIIPMMQVAPMLLTRNLLYTGVTRARKIVILLGNKKILKTMVDNNKSNRRFTNLSYWIGEMEKVIDD
- a CDS encoding ComF family protein — protein: MIDFLFLDEGLCYSCKKEDIYKYHLCPNCLDKLDYIGNTFKLSGNTCYSLYFYNDFMKKLIGDYKFNRNTSLKEVFSEMLYQFLIDKNLTDFDYILASPSSRKTVNKRGFDHINLIVDGFSNKLEIKKLVEFKKVKNTKSQHTLNRFERNENLRGAFRLDKEIKGSKILLIDDLITTGNTALETIKELKNRGASEVVTLAICSERSVN
- the rodA gene encoding rod shape-determining protein RodA, with the protein product MFNLKKKDLKELDLMLLFATIALSVIGLVVLYSAYGGNIRPILTQLFATILGFVIILVLCTIDLDFIKRSYLGVYGVMIVLLLLTLVFGRGLDEWGAKSWVYIGSFSFQPSEIAKVGIIFSLAAFLDKHKFDINDKLTLLKVIAMAGLPIGLILLQPDFGTAMVYVFFVSAMIFIGGISWKWIGIFAGLAAIVGFFVLTNLSGYRLDRIENFLDPSRDTSGSNWQQQQGLIAIGSGMLTGRGYLKGTQSQYGYIPEKETDFIFSVLAEELGFLGAIIVIALFAIVIMRLVIIAKTSRNTFITIMLTGIAGLLFIHIFENIAMTIGLMPVTGIPLPFFSYGGTFQLISLINIGLALSASMQKKQYDDGIIDDEAINLLDVSMVRPSKRK
- the nth gene encoding endonuclease III, whose amino-acid sequence is MLDSKKIKELLEILDRMYPDVDYSMLNFTTPFELLIATILSAQSTDVRVNKVTSVMFKDMNTAEEFAKADIKTIENYIRTVGIYKNKAKNISATSKILCSDYNGEVPADIKELMKLPGVGRKTANVVASNAFNIPAIAVDTHVFRVSNRLGLADAKNVEKTEKQLMENIPKERWRKTHHQLITHGRALCKARGPICEECDLNVVCEFYRRDHD